gctcGGGGGGCTCTCCCACGGGGAGGATGCTCGGGGGGCTCACCACGGGGAGAGGGCGCTCGGGGGGCTCGCCACGAGGAGGGTGCTCGGGGGTCTCGCCCACGGGgtgagggcgcggggggctcgcccacggggagggagctcgggggactcgcccacggggagagggcgcggggggctcgcccacggggagggagctcgggggctcgcccacggggaggtaGCTCGGGGGGTTcgccacggggagagggcgcggggggctcacCCACGGGGAGGGAGCTCGGGGGTGTTCGCCatggggagagggcgcggggggctcgcccacggggagagggcgcggggggctcgccaaCGGGGAGGGAGCTCGAGGGGCTCGCCCActgggagagggcgcggggggctcgcccacggggagggagctcCGGGGGCTcgccacggggagagggcgcggggggctcgcccacggggagagggcgcggggggctcgcccacagGGAGGGAGCTCGAGGGGCTCGCCAcagggagagggcgcggggggctcgcccacggggagggagctcGAGGGGCTCGCCCActgggagagggcgcggggggctcgcccacggggaggtagccggggggctcgcccacAGGGAGAGCGCGCGGGGGGCTCTACCAccgggagagggcgcggggggtcgcccacggggagggagctcggggggctcgcccacggggagggagccggagggctcgcccacggggagagggcgcggggggctcgcccacgggtaGGGAGCTCGGGGGGCTCacccacggggagagggcgcggggggctcgcccacggggagggagctcagggggcTCCGCCACGGGGAGGGAGCTCGGGGGtctcgcccacggggagagggcgcagggggctcagccatggggagggagttcggggggctcgcccactgggagagggcgcgggggggctcagccatggggagggagttcggggggtcgcccacggggagggtgctcggggggctcgcccacggggagagggcgcggggggctcgcccacggggagggagccggggggcTCGTCCActgggagagggcgcggggggctcgcccacggggagagggcgcagggggctcgcccacggggagggagctcGGGGGGCTCGCTCAcagggagagggcgcggggggctcgccgaCGGGGAGGGTgctcggggggctcgcccacggggagagggcgcggggggctcagccatggggagggagttcgggggctcgcccacggggaggtagccggggggctcgcccactgggagagggcgcggggggctcgcccacggggagagggcgcgggaGGCTCGCCCACGGTGAGGGCGCTCGGGGGGCTcgccacggggagagggcgcggggggctcgcccacggggagggagctcggggggctcgcccacaGGGAGAGGGcacggggggctcgcccacggggagggagctcggggggctcgcccacagggagagggcgcggggggctcgcccacggggagggtgctcggggggctcgcccacggggagagggcgcggggggctcagccatggggagggagctcgaggggctcgcccacggggagggagctgggggggctcgcccacggggataGGGCGCGGGGGGgctcagccatggggagggagttcggggggtcgcccacggggagggagccggggggctcgcccactgggagagggcgcggggggctcgcccacggggagagggcgcggggggctcgcccacagGGAGAGCGCGTGGGGGGCTCGACCAccgggagagggcgcggggggtcGCCCACAGGGAGGGAGCTcgggggggctcgcccacggggagggagccggagggctcgcccacggggagagggcgcggggggctcgcccacggggagggagctcggggggctcacccacggggagagggcgcggggggctcgcccacggggagggagctcggggggctcgccacggggagagggcgcggggggctcgcccacggggagggagctcagggggcTCCCCCACGGGGAGGAAGCTCGGGGGtctcgcccacggggagagggcgcggggggctcgcccacggggagggagctcGGGGGGCTCGCCACGGGGAGGGTGCTCGGGGGGCTCGCCAAGGGGAGaaggcgcggggggctcgcccacggggagggagctcCGGGGGCTCCCCCACGGGGAGGGAGTTCGGGGGtctcgcccacggggagagggcgcagggggctcagccatggggagggagttcggggggctcgcccacggggagagggcgcggggggcgcagccatggggagggagttcggggggtcgcccacggggagagggcgcggggggctcgcccacggggagggagccggggggctcgcccactgggagagggcgcggggggctcgcccacggggagggagttcggggggtcgcccacggggagagggcgcggggggctcagcCATCGGGAGGGagccggggggctcgcccacggggagggcgcggggggctcgcccaggaggagagggagccggggagctcgcccacggggagagggcgcggggggctcgcccacggggagggcgcTCGGGGGGCTCGCCACGGGGAGGTAGCTGGGGGGCTCGCCCActgggagagggcgcggggggtcgcccacggggagggcgcggggggctcgcccacggggagggcgcggggggctcagccatggggagggagttcgggggctcgcccacggggagagggcgcggggggctcgcccacggggagggagctcGGGGGTCTCGCCCACgaggagagggtgcagggggctcagccatggggagggagttcGGGGGGCTCGCCCatggggagagggcgcggggggctcgcccacggggagggagccggggggcTCGTCCAgtgggagagggcgcggggggctcgccgaCGGGGAGGGTGCTCGGGGGgctcagccatggggagggagttcgggggctcgcccacggggaggtagccggggggctcgcccactgggagagggcgcggggggctcgcccacggggagggcgcTCGGGGGGCTCGCCACGGGGAGGGAGTTCGGGGGgtcgcccacggggagagggcgcggggggctcagccatggggagggagccggggggctcgcccacggggagggcgcggggggctcagccatggggagggagttcgggggctcgcccacggggaggtagccggggggctcgcccacggggagagggcgcggggggctcgcccacggggagggagccggggggcTCGTCCActgggagagggcgcggggggctcgcccacggggagagggcgcagggggctcgcccacggggagggagctcGGGGGACTCGCTCAcagggagagggcgcggggggctcgccgaCGGGGAGGGTgctcggggggctcgcccacggggagagggcgcggggggctcagccatggggagggagttcgggggctcgcccacggggaggtagccagggggctcgcccacggggagagggcgcggggggcatGCCCACGGGGAGGGCGCTCGGGGGGCTcgccacggggagagggcgcggggggctcgcccacggggagggagctcggggggctcgcccacagggagagggcgcggggggctcgcccacggggagggtgctcggggggctcgcccacggggagagggcgcggggggctcagccatggggagggagttcgggggctcgcccacggggagggagctcgaggggctcgcccacggggagggagctgggggggctcgcccacggggatagggcgcggggggctcagccatggggagggagttcggggggtcgcccacggggagggagccggggggctcgcccacggggagagggcgcggggggctcgcccacagGGAGGGAGCTCGAGGGGCTcgccacggggagagggcgcggggggctcagccatggggagggagttcgggggctcgcccacggggaggtagccggggggctcgcccacAGGGAGAGCGCGTGGGGGGCTCGACCAccgggagagggcgcggggggtcGCCCACAGGGAGGGAgctcggggggctcgcccacggggagggagccggagggctcgcccacggggagagggcgcggggggctcgcccacggggagggagctcggggggctcacccacggggagagggcgcggggggctcagccatggggagggagttcgggggctcgcccacggggaggtagccggggggctcgcccacAGGGAGAGCGCGTGGGGGGCTCGACCAccgggagagggcgcggggggtcGCCCACAGGGAGGGAgctcggggggctcgcccacggggagggagccggagggctcgcccacggggagagggcgcggggggctcgcccacggggagggagctcggggggctcacccacggggagagggcgcggggggttcgcccacggggagggagctcggggggctcgccacggggagagggcgcggggggctcgcccacggggagggagctcagggggcTCCCCCACGGGGAGGAAGCTCGGGGGtctcgcccacggggagagggcgcggggggctcgcccactgggagggagctcggggggctcgccacggggagagggcgcggggggctcgcccactgGGAGaaggcgcggggggctcgcccacggggagggtgctcggggggctcgcccacggggagaaggcgcggggggctcgcccacggggagggagctcCGGGGGCTCCCCCACGGGGAGGGAGTTCGGGGGtctcgcccacggggagagggcgcagggggctcagccatggggagggagttcggggggctcgcccacggggagagggcgcggggggctcagccatggggagggagttcggggggtcgcccacggggagggtgctcggggggctcgcccacgggaagagggcgcggggggctcgcccacggggagggagccggggggcTCGTCCActgggagagggcgcggggggctcgccgaCGGGGAGGGTgctcggggggctcgcccacggggagagggcgcggggggctcagccatggggagggagttcgggggctcgcccacggggaggtagccggggggctcgcccactgggagagggcgcggggggctcgcccacggggagggagttcggggggtcgcccacggggagagggcgcggggggctcagccatggggagggagccggggggctcgcccacggggagggcgcggggggctcgcccaggaggagagggagccggggagctcgcccacggggagagggcgcggggggctcgcccacggggagggcgcTCGGGGGGCTCGCCACGGGGAGGTAGCTGGGGGGCTCGCCCActgggagagggcgcggggggtcgcccacggggagggcgcggggggctcgcccacggggagggcgcggggggctcagccatggggagggagttcggggctcgcccacggggagagggcgcggggggctcgcccacggggagagggcgcgggggtcTCGCCCACgaggagagggtgcagggggctcagccatggggagggagttcGGGGGGCTCGCCCatggggagagggcgcggggggctcgcccacggggagggagccggggggcTCGTCCActgggagagggcgcggggggctcgccgaCGGGGAGGGTGCTCGGGGGgctcagccatggggagggagttcgggggctcgcccacggggaggtagccggggggctcgcccactgggagagggcgcggggggctcgcccacggggagggcgcTCGGGGGGCTCGCCACGGCTAGGGAGTTCGGGGGgtcgcccacggggagagggcgcggggggctcagccatggggagggagccggggggctcgcccacggggagggcgcggggggctcagccatggggagggagttcGGGGGCTCGCCCATGGGGAGGTagccggggggctcgcccactgggagagggcgcggggggctcgcccacggggagggagttcgggggctcgcccacggggagagggcgcggggggctcagccacggggagggcgcggggggctcgcccaggAGGAGAGGGAGCCGGGGAtctcgcccacggggagagggcgcggggggctcgccacGGGGAGGGTgctcggggggctcgcccacggggagagggcgcggggggctcagccatggggagggagccggggggctcgcccaggaggagagggagccggggagctcgcccacggggagggcgcggggggctcgcccaggaggagagggagccggggagctcgcccacggggagagggtgcggggggctcagccatggggagggagccggggggctcgcccacggggagagggcgcggggggctcgcccaggaggagagggagccggggagctcgcccacggggagggtgctcggggggctcgcccacggggagagggccCNNNNNNNNNNNNNNNNNNNNNNNNNNNNNNNNNNNNNNNNNNNNNNNNNNNNNNNNNNNNNNNNNNNNNNNNNNNNNNNNNNNNNNNNNNNNNNNNNNCCGGGGGGCGCGGGGGGTCCCCCAcggggagggcgcggggggctcgcccaggaggagagggagccggggagctcgcccacggggagggcgcggggggctcgcacaggaggagagggagccggggagctcgcccacggggagagggcgcggggggctcgcccatggggagggagccggggggcTCGCCCAGGAGGAGGGGAGCCGGGgagctcgcccacggggagggcgcggggggctcgcccaggaggagagggagcggggggctcgcccacggggagagggcgcggggggctcgcccagggggagggagccggggggctcgcccacggggagagggcgcggggggctcgccggGAGGAGGGAGCCGGGGAGCTCGCCcacgggggggggcgcggggggctcgcccaggaggagagggagccggggagctcgcccacggggagagggcgcggggggtcgcccacggggagggcgcggggggctcgcccaggaggagagggagccggggagctcgcccacggggagggcgcGGGGGGTCGCCACGGGGAgtgggcgcggggggctcgcccacgggagGGCGCGGGGGCTCGCCAGGAGGAGGGGAGCCGGGgagctcgcccacggggagagggcgcgggggtcgcccacggggagggcgcgggggtcgcccacggggagggcgcggggggctcgcccaggAGGAGGGGAGCCGGGgagctcgcccacggggagagggcgcggggggtcgccacggggaggggcgggggctcgcccacggggagagggcgggggggctcagccatggggagggagccggggggctcgcccacggggagggagctcgggggtctcgcccacggggagagggcggggggctcgcccacggggagggcgcggggggctcgcccaggaggagagggagccggggagctcgcccacggggagggcgcggggggctcagccatggggagggagccggggggctcgcccacggggagagggcgcggggggctcagccatggggagggagccggggggctcgcccacggggagggcgcggggggctcgcccccGGGGGGCGGTGGCGGGGGGCTCGCCCAGGAGGAGAGGGAGCCGGGgagctcgcccacggggagggcgcgggggtcgcccacggggagaggggCGGGGGCTCACCcacggggagggcgggggggctcGCCAGGAGGAGAGGGAGCCGGGGAGCTCGCCATggggagggcgcggggggctcgcccaggaggagagggagccggggagctcgcccacggggagagggcgcggggggctcgcccaggaggagagggagccggggagctcgcccacggggagggtgctcggggggctcgcccacggggagagggcgcggggggctcacCCACGGGGAGGGCGGGGGGCTGCCCAGGAGGAGAGGGAGCCGGGGGGCTTAGccacggggggggcggggggctcagccatggggagggagcggggggctcGCCCAGGAGGAGAGGGAGCGGGGAGCtccccacggggagagggcgcggggggtcgcccacggggagggcgcggggggtcgcccacggggagggcgcGGGGGGTCGCCACGGGGAGGGCGCGGGGCTCAGCCATGGGGAGGGCGCGGGGGGGTCGCCCACAGGGAGGGCGCGGGGGCTCGCCCagggagggcgcggggggctcgccagAGGAGAGGGagccggggggctcgcccacggggagagggcgcggggagctcgcccacggggagggcgcggggggtcgcccacggggagggcgcggggggtcgcccacggggagggcgcTCTGGGGACTGAGCCAGGGGCGGGTGCCGGGGCCCCAGGCCTGCTCCCGGCCGCACTCACCCGTGTAGAAGGCCAGGATGGCGACAGGCGCCCCAGCAGCTGGTCGCACAGCACCTTGGCCAGCACCGCGCCGGGCGCGCGGCCGGGCAGCGCCCGCTCCAGCCCGCGCAGCCACACGTAGTTGAAGTTGCCATGGAAGCTGAGGGCCACCAGCGCCACGTGCCGGGTCTGCGCCCAGTCGGGCTCCTGCCCCGGGCGTCGCCGCAGCAGCTGCTGAGCCGCGTCCCCGGCCGAGAAGAGGCTGCCGTAGAGCAGCACGTTGCAGAGCCAGGGGCACCGGCGCACCCCGCTCCGGAGCAGCGGCCCGGCCATAGGCCTCCCGTGCCGGCCTCCAGCCACCGCCGGGCCAGAGCAGCAGAGCGCACAACGCCGCCTTGCGCTGCCTCTTCCGCCCGCTTCTTGCCTGCCGGAGACGCCCAGCCCCGAGTCTCTCGCCCGCTCTcctcctgccagccctgccctgccccgcctaGCCTGCCCCTCTCCTCCGGTACTGCCCGCCTTACCCCATCCCTGTCGGTCCCCAGTCAGACATGCCTCTGTCCTTGCCttgcccctccatccctccctccatcgaCCTGCTCCTGCCACTACCTCCCGCGGCAGGAACTACCCCCCCCCTGCTTTCTCAGATCTCCTCCTGGGAAACCTTTGTTTCCTCCTTCTCAGAGAGCCCCCCACATTTCTCCTTCTGACCCGCCGCGTCTGGTCCTCCATAGCCTCTTCCCCAGTTCATAAAACCCAGCAGAAGACCTACTCCCCATCTCTCTACACTTCCTCGACCCTGTTAAACGGTAACAGCCATTCTGGATCAGATCATATAGTACCGTATCCTCCAGTAGATGCCTCACAGGATGGAGTAAAACCCCTGCTGTAGATGGACGTGGGGGGGCAGATCATTCCACAGATGTCTCATCCTCAGCTCTCATAATTGGAAATTTGCTCATACCTTGAAACACAGGGTTTAATATCCCCTCCACTGTTTTATTGGTATTAagctttattgttttattaaacttCCGTCATCCCAAGTTTTCCTGAGCAAAAGTAATTTCTATTTGTACAACAGACAATTGTATGCACAATTGTATTGAAAGTGTGCACAGAGCTGTGCCCCAACAAAGAATTTTAAATACATATCCTGAATCTAGTGCTGGGGagaggtgctggattgacagcctaGGGAACTATttgcagcagggagctggcagtTCAGGCTCTAGGTTCAATCAGTGCTTGATAGCTCTACTAACAGCTGTGGTGGTGGGTTTTGCAATGGGATCACTCGACCTATGAGAAGTCGACTAAGATTCCTAACTCCTTTCACAAAGGCCACATTTCCACTGAAATGAGTAAGACTTACTGTTAAATAACTCATATGTGTAGGAAACTATACCAGCATCTGGTGAAATCATTTCAAAGGAAAATCCAATAAAGATTAGAATACCTATGAAACAGATGCACATTACCTGTGTATGCTCATGTAGGTTGAGAGCCTGATAAAGCTATTGAAAAGGACATCTGTTACCCAGTCAAAATTATATATCTTTTAGG
Above is a window of Dermochelys coriacea isolate rDerCor1 chromosome 10, rDerCor1.pri.v4, whole genome shotgun sequence DNA encoding:
- the MPV17L gene encoding LOW QUALITY PROTEIN: mpv17-like protein (The sequence of the model RefSeq protein was modified relative to this genomic sequence to represent the inferred CDS: inserted 1 base in 1 codon) is translated as MAGPLLRSGVRRCPWLCNVLLYGSLFSAGDAAQQLLRRRPGQEPDWAQTRHVALVALSFHGNFNYVWLRGLERALPGRAPGAVLAKVLCDQLXGAPVAILAFYTGMSILQGKENIFSDCKKKFWNTYKTGLMYWPFVQLSNFILVPVYLRTAYTGLCGFLWAIFICFSQQSGDGTAKSAFRWFQKEKVNADGEPSEK